The proteins below come from a single Pseudomonas hygromyciniae genomic window:
- a CDS encoding site-specific integrase: MKTSNHDENLPSLPLDEPAGPARTSGTLATPEQLAQQHQRFLAAATSDNTRRTYRSAIRHFQAWGGVLPCDEAALIRYLLAFAVVLNPRTLALRLTALSQWHRYQGFPDPAASATVRKTMRGIERVHGRPRHKAKALLLEDLELIVTHLDALEGLAALRDSALLQVGYFGAFRRSELVTLEVQYLQWEREGLRITLPRSKTDQEGEGLDKAIPFGDCVCCPAKALRCWLDAAQIEQGPLFRRISRWGVIGEVALHEGSVNTILSARAEAAGLSYVPKMSSHSLRRGLATSAHRAGADFLEIKRQGGWRHDSTVHGYIEEARAFEENAAGSLLRRKP; this comes from the coding sequence ATGAAGACCAGCAATCACGACGAAAACCTCCCTTCGCTACCACTCGACGAACCAGCGGGGCCGGCGCGTACCTCCGGTACGCTTGCCACGCCCGAGCAGTTGGCCCAGCAACACCAGCGTTTTCTTGCGGCGGCCACCTCCGACAACACCCGACGCACCTACCGCTCGGCGATCCGCCACTTTCAGGCCTGGGGCGGCGTCCTGCCGTGCGATGAAGCGGCGCTGATTCGCTACCTGCTGGCCTTCGCGGTAGTGTTGAACCCGCGGACCCTGGCGCTGCGCCTCACCGCGCTGTCGCAATGGCACCGCTATCAGGGCTTTCCCGATCCGGCCGCCAGCGCCACCGTCCGCAAGACCATGCGCGGGATTGAGCGAGTCCATGGGCGGCCGCGACACAAAGCCAAGGCGCTGCTGCTGGAGGATCTCGAGCTCATCGTGACGCATCTGGACGCGCTCGAAGGGCTCGCCGCGCTGCGTGACAGCGCATTGCTACAGGTGGGGTACTTCGGTGCGTTCCGCCGCAGCGAGCTGGTCACGCTGGAGGTGCAATACCTTCAGTGGGAGCGGGAAGGTCTGCGGATCACGCTGCCGCGCTCCAAGACCGATCAGGAGGGCGAGGGACTGGACAAGGCGATTCCGTTCGGCGACTGCGTCTGCTGCCCGGCAAAGGCGCTACGGTGTTGGTTGGATGCCGCTCAGATTGAGCAGGGGCCACTGTTCCGGCGCATCAGTCGCTGGGGCGTGATCGGCGAGGTGGCGCTGCACGAGGGTAGCGTTAATACCATCCTGTCGGCCCGTGCCGAAGCAGCGGGGCTGTCGTATGTGCCCAAGATGAGCAGCCACAGTCTGCGCCGTGGACTGGCCACCAGCGCCCATCGGGCTGGGGCGGACTTTCTGGAGATCAAGCGTCAGGGTGGCTGGCGGCACGACAGCACCGTCCACGGCTATATCGAAGAGGCTAGAGCCTTCGAGGAGAATGCGGCTGGCTCGTTACTGCGGCGCAAGCCATAG
- a CDS encoding DUF1173 family protein produces the protein MLNRRYPILISGTRYSPEFQTELQYAVPWKSVLEKAYGNHATCQCPSSGARKLSIKRREGSDGFHLARFGGTGHEHSNDCRFYAPAPERSGMQGYAAGVVEEGDDGSIRVRLARGIRVQDPKSEERESTTLNRAPGKSKPAMTLLGLLHLLWSESRLSTWYPAMEGKRNSGIVNYALLQAAERVAASRMKLSGVLLLGAQKDSKGAARNLAVANSAMTRDLRLLAISPLARYNTERHSGDISRLPLAGPFGMPMLNLPPAVWATAARRFERELSAWKRGSRVIAVAQVTPPKGESFSRVDVVEVALMQVTERWIPVDSDYEAVIESKLHASGRSFDKPLRYDADESEVFPDFWLLDTGKDLPLEVFGMSTPVYLERKAIKTAWYNQEYGDAGWWSWNAAADPKGKDIPPFPPKA, from the coding sequence ATGCTCAACCGTCGATATCCGATTCTCATCTCTGGGACACGTTATTCACCGGAATTCCAAACAGAACTGCAGTACGCAGTACCCTGGAAATCCGTCCTGGAGAAGGCCTACGGCAACCATGCAACTTGCCAGTGCCCAAGCAGCGGTGCCCGAAAACTCTCGATCAAGCGACGTGAGGGGAGCGACGGTTTTCATCTGGCGCGTTTCGGCGGAACAGGTCACGAACACTCGAACGATTGTCGCTTCTATGCGCCAGCACCGGAGCGCTCCGGTATGCAAGGGTATGCGGCTGGCGTGGTGGAGGAGGGTGACGATGGCAGTATTCGGGTACGCCTGGCCCGGGGCATACGTGTTCAGGATCCTAAATCCGAGGAAAGAGAAAGCACGACGCTGAATAGAGCACCAGGGAAGAGCAAACCAGCCATGACATTGCTCGGACTTCTTCATCTGCTTTGGTCCGAGTCACGACTATCTACTTGGTATCCAGCAATGGAGGGCAAACGCAACAGTGGCATTGTGAACTACGCGCTTCTTCAGGCTGCAGAACGTGTAGCAGCAAGCCGTATGAAGTTGAGTGGAGTGCTTTTGTTGGGTGCGCAAAAGGACAGTAAGGGGGCAGCTCGCAACCTGGCGGTCGCCAATTCGGCGATGACCCGGGATCTCCGGCTCCTCGCAATATCGCCGCTGGCTCGATATAACACTGAACGCCATTCTGGAGACATCAGCAGATTACCGCTGGCCGGGCCGTTCGGCATGCCCATGCTGAATTTGCCGCCGGCAGTCTGGGCAACTGCCGCCCGCCGATTCGAGAGAGAGCTTTCCGCATGGAAACGTGGAAGTCGCGTTATCGCTGTGGCTCAAGTCACGCCGCCTAAAGGAGAGTCATTTTCGCGAGTTGATGTCGTTGAGGTGGCGCTGATGCAGGTAACTGAACGCTGGATTCCCGTCGATTCAGATTACGAAGCCGTGATAGAGAGCAAACTCCACGCATCCGGCCGCAGCTTTGATAAACCATTGCGTTATGACGCTGATGAAAGTGAGGTTTTTCCTGACTTCTGGCTTTTGGATACGGGCAAAGATCTTCCCCTGGAAGTGTTCGGCATGAGCACTCCTGTCTACCTAGAACGGAAGGCCATTAAAACAGCTTGGTACAACCAGGAGTACGGTGATGCAGGGTGGTGGTCATGGAATGCCGCGGCTGATCCGAAAGGAAAAGATATACCTCCATTTCCCCCCAAAGCGTGA
- a CDS encoding DUF6988 family protein, whose translation MPLEEMLTRSAVLQAEILRLLEDEPTYPGERFEAAMIACGIALEHAQALRILFEHGSPTTAMSTLRLQFEAHTKAMWMLYAASDLAIQKLMAPLTEESARVANKLPQIGEMMEAIVKKAPVGASSMLIQFKDVSWSAMNSYVHSGIHPLRRHLEGYPTQLVLQVLRNSNGLMTMTGMLAAILTGNDCCIKPMRVIQTQFEDCLPPLNPLAPQV comes from the coding sequence ATGCCGCTTGAGGAAATGCTCACCCGCTCGGCTGTTCTACAGGCTGAGATCCTGCGACTGCTCGAAGACGAACCCACATACCCCGGCGAGCGGTTTGAGGCTGCAATGATTGCCTGTGGAATCGCCCTAGAACACGCTCAGGCACTACGCATCCTGTTCGAGCATGGCAGTCCAACCACCGCTATGTCGACGCTACGCCTCCAGTTTGAAGCTCACACCAAGGCAATGTGGATGTTGTACGCTGCGAGTGACCTGGCCATCCAAAAGCTCATGGCACCGCTGACAGAGGAAAGCGCGCGGGTAGCCAATAAACTCCCCCAAATTGGGGAGATGATGGAGGCTATCGTGAAGAAGGCTCCGGTCGGGGCTTCATCTATGCTGATCCAGTTCAAAGACGTTTCCTGGTCGGCGATGAACTCCTATGTGCACAGCGGCATTCACCCGCTGCGTCGGCACCTGGAGGGCTATCCTACCCAACTCGTACTGCAAGTTCTGCGGAACTCCAACGGATTGATGACAATGACGGGGATGCTCGCGGCGATCCTCACTGGCAATGATTGCTGCATCAAGCCGATGCGAGTTATCCAGACACAGTTTGAGGACTGCCTCCCGCCGCTTAATCCATTGGCCCCACAGGTGTAG
- a CDS encoding HNH endonuclease signature motif containing protein produces the protein MSKGNRLFRGPESHAAEKLSRDALAPFLKDRGYVVIDDKRIQTGVATQQFIVTRTPDGQVLSMRVRLCWRRDGRNPNEKNYSAAQLAAHLRSGGWDATLEHITTRDTKRGLTHNLLLQRDGGAIIFAALIPIESLHDIWNRQREVSDDLQRRGLKGRARKNHAQNGTSPTLWLQDDRTPDGHEVADALWQWPGVIDLAQLTPHAVRPVLVDDTYDDCPTPDYSTLGRDEGERVPVLRSEVRRDPHVRRAVLERAGFACERESCGKSRDFPGFLDVHHILGAEKSDRVYNCVALCPCCHREAHYAPYADDLNMQLLTYAKRFG, from the coding sequence ATGTCGAAAGGAAATCGCCTGTTCCGGGGGCCTGAAAGTCATGCTGCGGAAAAACTATCCAGGGATGCACTAGCGCCATTTCTGAAAGATAGAGGCTACGTTGTCATTGACGACAAGCGAATTCAAACGGGCGTAGCCACGCAACAGTTCATCGTCACCCGCACTCCTGATGGCCAGGTACTGAGTATGCGCGTCCGACTGTGCTGGAGGCGCGATGGACGAAATCCCAACGAGAAGAACTACTCAGCGGCTCAACTGGCGGCGCATCTGCGGTCGGGCGGATGGGATGCGACACTGGAGCACATCACCACCCGAGACACAAAGCGTGGGCTCACTCACAATCTGCTTTTACAGCGTGACGGAGGCGCAATTATCTTTGCCGCGCTCATTCCTATCGAAAGTCTCCACGATATCTGGAACCGCCAGCGAGAAGTCAGCGATGACTTACAACGCCGTGGCTTGAAGGGGCGAGCTCGGAAGAATCACGCACAAAATGGCACTAGCCCGACCCTATGGTTGCAGGATGACCGGACACCTGACGGACACGAGGTCGCCGATGCGCTGTGGCAGTGGCCCGGTGTGATCGATTTAGCCCAGCTTACTCCCCATGCAGTGAGGCCGGTACTGGTCGATGACACCTATGATGACTGCCCGACGCCGGACTACTCGACTCTGGGCCGGGATGAAGGCGAGCGTGTGCCCGTGCTTCGTTCGGAGGTTCGTCGCGATCCGCATGTACGTCGAGCTGTACTTGAAAGGGCCGGGTTTGCGTGCGAGCGTGAGAGTTGTGGTAAGAGCCGGGACTTCCCTGGCTTCCTGGATGTTCATCACATCTTAGGGGCCGAGAAGTCAGATCGTGTTTACAACTGTGTGGCCTTGTGCCCGTGCTGTCACCGCGAAGCGCACTATGCACCATATGCGGATGACCTCAACATGCAGCTACTTACATACGCCAAGAGGTTCGGCTGA
- a CDS encoding DNA replication terminus site-binding protein produces MTQSIVLAFERLTAAVTALNAKWPSLVVAGRAWRIPLLSEQKTPSNIAVQSITGMEAITAAITAFGEFERDLGQAPGTVMRLPGYFVLSGSVLEEGRAVNRCKTALMEAIEAERELRNVAVSRRSHIMRQALGKNFSLNQLKRAIQVFDAAPRQITFTWAGHTSGKERVTVAHARELLLEEAHERSMATGEPVESSPQWVDLRSIANMAETDLLDVPKQIAPHPRAMLWFSESSRYDAMLHANLPFFVLDGQSVARVVSLKNFDRDLRSARRFDMKQRTPALPGGRFFVAAPEDECGDPKSDAVDAVTSTYRESIRTKPAD; encoded by the coding sequence ATGACTCAATCTATTGTCTTGGCGTTCGAACGTCTCACTGCCGCGGTGACTGCCTTAAACGCAAAGTGGCCATCCCTTGTAGTAGCGGGGAGGGCTTGGCGAATCCCGCTTCTATCAGAGCAAAAAACTCCTTCTAATATCGCAGTTCAAAGCATCACAGGAATGGAAGCCATTACGGCGGCTATAACGGCATTTGGAGAGTTCGAACGTGATCTTGGCCAGGCTCCAGGAACCGTTATGCGCTTACCTGGTTACTTCGTGCTGTCAGGGTCGGTACTGGAGGAGGGAAGGGCAGTGAACCGCTGCAAGACCGCCTTGATGGAAGCGATCGAAGCTGAACGGGAGCTTCGCAACGTTGCTGTCAGCCGCCGCTCTCACATCATGCGCCAAGCCTTGGGTAAAAATTTCTCTCTCAATCAGCTCAAACGGGCAATCCAGGTCTTTGACGCTGCGCCAAGACAGATCACTTTCACCTGGGCCGGCCACACCTCAGGAAAAGAGCGTGTGACTGTCGCGCACGCGCGCGAGCTGCTGCTCGAGGAAGCTCATGAGCGATCTATGGCCACCGGTGAGCCTGTAGAAAGTAGTCCGCAGTGGGTCGATCTGCGCAGCATCGCGAACATGGCTGAAACTGACTTATTGGATGTGCCAAAGCAAATCGCGCCGCATCCGCGGGCAATGCTGTGGTTTTCAGAGAGCAGCCGCTATGACGCAATGCTGCACGCTAACCTTCCGTTTTTCGTTTTGGATGGGCAAAGCGTTGCGAGGGTTGTTTCTCTCAAGAATTTTGACCGAGATCTACGATCGGCAAGACGCTTCGACATGAAACAGCGGACGCCGGCACTCCCAGGAGGTCGATTTTTTGTTGCTGCGCCCGAGGATGAATGTGGAGACCCGAAATCTGATGCAGTAGACGCCGTGACCTCGACTTACCGAGAGTCGATAAGAACGAAACCGGCCGACTGA